A portion of the Tenacibaculum todarodis genome contains these proteins:
- a CDS encoding mevalonate kinase: MKGPLFYAKILLFGEYGIIKDSKGLAIPFNSYKGALKSVQNLSGEAKKSNESLAKYYTYLADLDTDLVSFNLSDLKKDIDNGMYFDSSIPQGYGVGSSGALVASIYDKYAADKITVLENLTRDKLLVLKQVFSLMESFFHGKSSGLDPLNSYLSLPILINSKENIEAAGIPSQKEGKGAVFLLDSEQVGETEPMVSIFMNKMKNEGFRKMINEEFATYTDACIEDFLKGNVKSLFGNVKSLSKIVLKNFKPMIPTAFHKVWEKGITTNDYYLKLCGSGGGGYILGFTEDYEKAQKSLQDYKLELVYRF, translated from the coding sequence ATGAAAGGACCACTTTTTTACGCTAAGATTTTACTCTTCGGAGAATACGGAATCATTAAGGATTCTAAAGGATTAGCAATTCCATTCAACTCATATAAAGGCGCACTTAAATCTGTGCAAAATTTATCTGGTGAAGCTAAAAAATCTAACGAAAGTCTAGCTAAGTATTACACGTATTTAGCGGATTTAGATACGGATCTTGTTTCTTTTAATTTAAGTGATTTAAAGAAAGATATTGATAACGGAATGTATTTCGATTCTTCGATACCACAAGGTTACGGAGTTGGAAGTTCTGGCGCTTTAGTTGCATCTATTTACGATAAATACGCAGCGGATAAAATTACAGTTTTAGAAAACTTAACAAGAGATAAATTGTTAGTTTTAAAACAAGTTTTCTCTTTAATGGAGTCTTTTTTTCACGGTAAAAGCTCTGGATTAGATCCTTTAAATTCTTATTTAAGTTTACCAATCCTTATCAATTCAAAAGAAAATATTGAAGCTGCAGGTATTCCATCTCAAAAAGAAGGAAAAGGAGCAGTTTTCTTATTAGATTCTGAGCAAGTTGGAGAAACGGAACCTATGGTTTCTATCTTTATGAATAAGATGAAAAACGAGGGTTTTAGAAAAATGATTAACGAAGAATTTGCAACATATACAGATGCTTGTATTGAAGACTTCTTAAAAGGAAATGTAAAATCGCTTTTTGGAAATGTTAAAAGTTTATCTAAAATTGTTTTAAAGAACTTTAAACCAATGATTCCTACAGCTTTTCATAAAGTTTGGGAAAAAGGAATTACAACTAACGATTATTACCTAAAACTTTGCGGTTCTGGTGGCGGGGGTTACATTCTTGGCTTTACTGAAGACTACGAAAAAGCTCAAAAAAGTTTGCAAGATTATAAATTAGAATTGGTGTATCGATTCTAA
- a CDS encoding geranylgeranylglycerol-phosphate geranylgeranyltransferase produces the protein MNATKQTSIFYKIFSLLSVVRGYNILVLIAAQYLAAIFIFSSKNSLKSVLFDWHLLYLVIASVCAVAAGYIINNFYDAKADQINKPIKTNLDNYVRQETKLSLYFFLNFLGFFFGWLVSWRAALFFSGYIFCIWFYSHKLKKYPFIGLLSATILTILPFFVVFVHYKNFSKIIFVHAFFLFLVIMIRELIKDLENIKGAIANNYNTFTIKYGEQKTKRFAILLLFLTLIPVVILLINPAISGMKYYFYMALVTLMYVGFSLLKSTQTNQYRKLHNILKILLLIGVFSLIFIDTSLLLEKVIDKL, from the coding sequence ATGAATGCTACTAAGCAAACATCTATATTTTACAAAATTTTCAGTTTACTATCTGTTGTAAGAGGTTACAATATTTTAGTTTTAATTGCAGCACAATACTTAGCAGCAATTTTTATTTTTTCATCAAAGAATTCCTTAAAAAGTGTTTTGTTCGATTGGCATTTACTGTATTTAGTAATAGCTTCAGTTTGTGCCGTTGCTGCCGGTTATATTATTAATAATTTTTATGATGCCAAAGCAGATCAAATTAACAAGCCTATAAAAACCAACTTAGATAATTATGTAAGACAAGAAACAAAATTGTCTTTATATTTCTTTTTAAATTTTCTTGGTTTTTTCTTTGGTTGGTTAGTTTCTTGGCGAGCAGCTTTGTTCTTTTCTGGTTACATTTTTTGTATTTGGTTTTATTCACATAAATTAAAAAAGTACCCTTTTATTGGATTGTTATCTGCTACGATACTAACAATTTTACCGTTTTTTGTAGTTTTTGTACATTATAAAAATTTCTCAAAGATAATTTTTGTCCATGCCTTTTTCTTATTCCTAGTGATTATGATAAGAGAATTAATAAAAGATTTGGAAAATATTAAAGGAGCAATTGCTAATAATTATAACACATTTACCATAAAATACGGAGAGCAAAAGACGAAGAGATTTGCAATTTTATTACTCTTTTTAACATTAATTCCTGTTGTAATATTATTAATAAATCCTGCGATTAGCGGTATGAAATATTACTTTTATATGGCCTTGGTTACTTTGATGTATGTAGGTTTTTCTCTTTTAAAATCTACACAAACAAATCAGTATAGAAAGTTACATAACATCTTAAAAATACTCTTGTTAATAGGTGTTTTTAGTCTAATTTTTATTGATACATCATTACTTTTAGAAAAGGTAATTGATAAATTGTAA